Proteins found in one Primulina eburnea isolate SZY01 unplaced genomic scaffold, ASM2296580v1 ctg884_ERROPOS889272+, whole genome shotgun sequence genomic segment:
- the LOC140822522 gene encoding BOI-related E3 ubiquitin-protein ligase 1-like, giving the protein MAIKAQLYSENLGFALGGSQDLFVENACGFDSSCFVPQQQQQSLPFGQTQDFSRGLLAQIEKQRMEIDGFICLRNERLRVALQEQRKRQNALFLKKYESRTLLLLKQREEQISKSQNRSVELQKFLQRMEIENQAWQRLAKENEAKVASLNSTIHRLKEAVNLSSKGAEDAESCCQIMEEERRENRDHFNLKKIICRSCKYRNSCVIMLPCRHLCSCRDCETFLDSCPVCGMVKKACIEALI; this is encoded by the exons ATGGCGATTAAAGCGCAGTTGTATTCAGAAAATCTTGGATTTGCTTTGGGAGGAAGTCAGGATTTGTTCGTGGAAAATGCGTGTGGATTCGATAGCTCGTGCTTTGTTCCTCAACAGCAGCAACAATCGTTGCCATTTGGTCAGACTCAGGATTTTTCTCGGGGTTTGTTAGcacagattgagaaacagagaATGGAAATCGATGGATTCATATGTTTGCGG AACGAGAGACTGAGAGTGGCATTGCAAGAACAGAGAAAGCGTCAAAACGCgctgttcttgaagaaatacgAATCCAGAACGCTACTTTTACTCAAACAGAGAGAAgaacaaatctcaaaatcccaaaacagatcAGTCGAGCTCCAAAAGTTTTTACAGAGAATGGAGATTGAGAATCAAGCGTGGCAGAGATTAGCGAAAGAAAACGAAGCAAAGGTTGCATCACTGAACAGCACAATCCATCGGCTGAAAGAAGCTGTGAATCTATCATCCAAAGGCGCGGAGGATGCAGAATCCTGCTGCCAAATCATGGAAGAAGAAAGAAGAGAGAATCGAGACCATTTTAACTTGAAGAAGATCATTTGCAGAAGCTGTAAATACAGGAATTCGTGTGTAATTATGCTGCCCTGTAGGCATCTCTGTTCATGCAGAGATTGCGAGACTTTTCTTGATTCTTGCCCTGTTTGTGGAATGGTAAAAAAAGCTTGTATCGAGGCGCTGATTTGA